The window CGGCTATAACCCGCAGTCTTACGACGAAAAGCTGCGCACAAGCAACAATATTTTCTGCGTTTCGACCGATGATAATCATAATATCCACCCCCTGTACAGCGCCAACTGCGACTCGTTCGGCGGTTGGGTGGTCGTTAACAGCGAAAGCTTGCAATACCAAGACGTCATAACGGCACTTAGCGATGGCGATTTTTATGCCAGCCAAGGCCCCGAAATCTACGAGGTGTATGTGCAAGATGATAAATTAATTGTCAAATGCTCCGCCGTTGTCCTCATTGCCGTCTACACCCAAGGGCGAGTATGTTATACTCGCAAAGGCGCAAAGTTAAATCACGCCGAGTTTGACCTTACGGGCCACGAAGGATATGTGCGCGTAATGTGCCGCGACAGCCACCATAAGGACGCCAATACAAACGCGCTTTGGTTGTAAAGGAATCTAATCCCCCTGCGACAATAAAAAATTTACCATTTTCCAAAAAACACTTGACAAGGCTATCACATCATGCTATACTGTACTAAACAAAAATCACAGTGAGGAGTTTATCCAAACTATGCGTACACACAGCAAAATTTCAATTATGAACGGCGCGGTTGCTTGGCAATGGCGTTTTTGGCGTATTCATAATTGAATTTTACTGCTAAAAATGTGATTGTCATGACTTGAAGCAAGGCACAGCGCGGTGAAATTCGCTCGCTGTGTTTTTTTGTATCTCAAAACAGGAAGGAAATAAGATCATGTTAGACAAAAACAACGTCGTAAAAATTATGTTAGAGGACGCTCATCTCCCGAAGTACTGGTACAACGTCGTGGCCGATATGCCGAACAAGCCCGAGCCATATTATAATCCGCAAACATTCAATCCTCTTAGCCCAGCAGATATGCAAGTCATTTTCCCCGATGAATTGATTGCACAAGAGGTTTCATCCGAACGATTCATCGAGATCCCTAAGCCTGTTCGCGAGCTTTACAAGTCTTTCCGCCCCAGCCCACTCTACCGGGCTCGGCAACTCGAAAAGCAACTTGACACCCCGGCGCGTATTTATTACAAATACGAGGGCGGCAACGCCACGGGCAGCCATAAGCTCAACACGGCATTGGCGCAAGTATTTTTCAACAAAGAGGCCGGCATTCGGCGCATCGCCACCGAAACAGGTGCTGGGCAATGGGGCTGCGCCGTGGCAATGGCAACGCAGCACTTCGGCCTGGAATGCTGTGTTTACATGGTCAAAGTCAGCTATCAGCAAAAACCATATCGAAAATCACTCATGCAAACTTTTGGCGCTAAAATCAACGCCAGCCCGTCGGCTCTGACAAACACGGGACGCGCCATTCTCGCGGCAAATCCAGACAGCACGGGCAGCCTCGGCATCGCCATCAGCGAAGCCGTTGAGGATGCGGCGACAAACACCGATACCAACTACGCGCTGGGCAGTGTGCTAAATCATGTCTGCCTACATCAGACAGTCATTGGCCAAGAGAGCAAACTACAGCTCGAAATGGTCGACGAATACCCCGATATCATTTTCGCCTGCTGCGGCGGCGGCAGCAATTTTGCCGGCATGACTTTTCCCTTTGTACCCGATAAACTCAGCGGCAAAAACATTCGACTTGTCGCTGTTGAACCAACCGCCTGCCCAACATTGACCAAAGGTGTCTACGCCTTTGACTATGGCGACACCGCCAAAATGGCGCCCATCGCCAAAATGTATACGCTGGGCCACAACTTCATGCCGGAGGGCATTCATGCCGGCGGCCTGCGTTATCACGGCGATTCAGCATTAGTGTCCAAGCTATACCATGACGGCATTATTGAGGCAAAATCCTATCCACAAAGCAAGGTGTTTGATGCAGCGGTGCAATTTGCGAGAGCCGAGGGCATCGTGCCCGCCCCCGAGAGCGCGCACGCCATCCGTGCTGCCATCGACCACGCCAACGAATGTAAGCAAAGCGGCAAAGATGAAGTCATTCTTATCTCACTCAGTGGCAACGGCTACTTTGACATGACAGCGTATGACACCTATTTCAGCGGCAATATGCAAGATTTTGAGTATAGCGGCACAGCTGTTGAAAATGCACTGGACGAATTGCCCTGCGTGAATGTCTAAACACTCTTACAAAAAAACGCTCATTCGAGCGTTTTTTTTGTTATCTCAATATGCCGCTGAATTGCCACAAAACTCTCCTCACTCAGCCCATGCTCCATCTTACAAGCATCTTCATCCGCCGTTTGCTCGTCTACACCCAGTGCTATCAACCACTCGGTCAACAGCATATGCCGATCGTACACCCGCCGAGCAATCACATACCCGCTCTCGGTCAACGTAATCTGCCCGTCTTGCATAACAATATAGTCGCTTGCCCGCAAGTTTTTCATGGCAACACTAATACTCGGCTTAGAAAAACCCATTTCACGCGCAATATCAATCGATCGCACCGAGCCATTTCGTTTCTGCAAAACTAAAATCGCCTCCAAATAATTTTCAACCGATTCCGGCGGCTTTTTCACGACATGCACCTCCTCGCGATGATACCCTCATCATATCACACAATTGGCTCATTGACAAGAAAAAAGACAGGGCTTATGCCCTGTCTTTTTTA of the Oscillospiraceae bacterium genome contains:
- a CDS encoding TrpB-like pyridoxal phosphate-dependent enzyme, with product MLDKNNVVKIMLEDAHLPKYWYNVVADMPNKPEPYYNPQTFNPLSPADMQVIFPDELIAQEVSSERFIEIPKPVRELYKSFRPSPLYRARQLEKQLDTPARIYYKYEGGNATGSHKLNTALAQVFFNKEAGIRRIATETGAGQWGCAVAMATQHFGLECCVYMVKVSYQQKPYRKSLMQTFGAKINASPSALTNTGRAILAANPDSTGSLGIAISEAVEDAATNTDTNYALGSVLNHVCLHQTVIGQESKLQLEMVDEYPDIIFACCGGGSNFAGMTFPFVPDKLSGKNIRLVAVEPTACPTLTKGVYAFDYGDTAKMAPIAKMYTLGHNFMPEGIHAGGLRYHGDSALVSKLYHDGIIEAKSYPQSKVFDAAVQFARAEGIVPAPESAHAIRAAIDHANECKQSGKDEVILISLSGNGYFDMTAYDTYFSGNMQDFEYSGTAVENALDELPCVNV
- a CDS encoding metal-dependent transcriptional regulator is translated as MKKPPESVENYLEAILVLQKRNGSVRSIDIAREMGFSKPSISVAMKNLRASDYIVMQDGQITLTESGYVIARRVYDRHMLLTEWLIALGVDEQTADEDACKMEHGLSEESFVAIQRHIEITKKTLE